Part of the Candidatus Bodocaedibacter vickermanii genome is shown below.
GACACACTAAGCGCTGATCTTTCATCCCTGGTATCAGCACCACATACTGTCGTTAACATGTGTCCACACACAACCACTAAAGTTAATATTTTTTTCATCACACACCCAATATTATTTTCTCAATAATATTGGGTAGGAAGTTAATAAACTATTAATTACTCTGGCGAAAATGCCCCATATTCTTCAAGCCAAACTGCCAAGTCAATGCGAAGCAGTTCTAAAATTTCGCAGGCTTTTTCAAATGACAAATTAAGCGTTGGATTAGCAATACGACATTCATCAGAAAATGTTTTTTCTTACTTTTTAGCTTAAGTGTTGATTAGACTTAGGCAACGTGCAGACAACCTGCGGCTGGATCCGTTAGGTTAGACCCGCCAACGTGATGCTGGCAAGGATGATTGCGGCGGCAGAAGTTTGCTCGTTTTTTGTGCAATACGATATATTTGAATTGAATACGCATTCAATTCAGCGTTCAAAAACAGCAGTTTTTTTACTGCAGATTCATATCGAGACTTTTTTTCCATCTCATCTTCAAATGTCGTCATTAGGTTTGTCAACTGTACTGCCAACTCAGCTTTTGTTGTTTCATCGCTGATTGTATCATGGGTATTCTGAATATATGCTATTTTTGATTGCATGTCTCTTATTTCACCAACTTTCGCTACTCTAGAATCACCAATAAATTTCCAACAAAACAATGGCGGAGTGCTTAGACCTGCTGTATTTTCATGTTCTATTACTTGATCTTGCAGAGTTTGAACCGTTGATTGAAGTGCTCGAAATTCATCTGTTAAACTATCAATTTCAGATGCAGGAAAAGTAGATCTTTCGTTTTCCACATCAGCACCATATACTGTTGTTAACACATGCCCAACAACAACCAGAAAAGCTAATATTTTTTTCATCACACACCTAAAATGTTTTTTTCACTATATTAAAATAAATTATTAAACTATTAATTACCCTGGCGGAAATGCCCCATATTCTGCAAGCCAAACTGCTAAGTCAATGCGAAGCAGTTCTAAAATTTCACAGGCTTTTTCAAACGACAAATTAAGCGTTGGATTAGCAATGCGACACTCATCAGAAAACGATCCACCCAAAATATCTCCTAACTTACCCCATAAAGCTTTAACTTGTTTAACTTTTGCTTCTATATCTCTTGAATAGGTTGCGATAGTGTTAATCGCAATTAACAATGGTGTTTTCGATGTCGGAACAAGGGGCTTTAGCAATGACCCACATCGAATATATCCCTCAAATAAATTGCGGGTCGATTCAGAAACTTCAGCAAAATTTCCAACAGAGTATACTGCGGCTCCCTGCACATCTCCAAATATCCCCGTTAAGGCAAAGCATATTATGATAATTATTTTTCTCATCAAACATCTCGTTTCATATTTTGAATACAGAAGCATCCCTCGCTAAGTCAATAAAAGTTTTCAAAATCTTTGAATAATGTTACCTTATTTAAGAAATAGCGCATAATTATACACCTCATCAATAATAAAAATTCCTTAACTAAAGCACGATTTACCTATTATTTTGTAAAGGAGGTCACCATGCATACTATCTTAAACGTATTAAAGAAAGATTGGTTTGAAAAAACGACAATTTTTATAGGCATTCTTGGACAAACATGTCCCTACATACAAGCGTATAAAATCTTTTCTTTAAAATCAGCTTATGCCGTTTCACTTTTAAGTCAACTAATTGCTCTTCTTTCCGTAACGTGTTGGATTTTATACGGATACTCTCGAAATGTGCGTCCTATAACTATATCCAATGTCGTGGGTGTATTCGGTGTGCTCTTGGTGCTATTAGGAATGTGGATATATAGTTAGTCACAAATATCAAATTTAGATTAAATTCCGCGCTCGTACTGGGATCCATCTGACCACAGAAATCTTGATGACCCTGCCACTGCTTTCATCCGGGTATAGTTGTTATCGATTATACATACACTGCGTCTAGTCTAGATACTTTCGGAGTATGTTACGCACAAACCCAAGCAATCGTTAATACTTTGAACACTTTAAAGATTTTTTGAAAAACAATTCGAGGTTAGGTATATTAATGTAGTGAACGCAGGAACTATCATGATTTTTACAATTAATAATGTTATCAACGCACTATCTCCATTTGGGGATATTACTGCACGACGCATGTTTGGCGGTTATGGAATTTACAAAAATGGCATTATTATCGCATTAATGGATGAAGACGAAGTATATTTCAAAAGCATTCCTGCTACTGAACCTTTGTATCAATCGTTTGATTCGTACCCATTTGTGTATGAAGGGCAGCGACGTCCAGTAAAAATGTCTTACTGGCACGTCCCGCAAACTATATTCAACGATCCAATACTATTAGAAAAATGGGTGGAAACTGCCTATCATTCTGCACTAGCAGCTAAAGCAAAAAATCCACCCAAGCGTACGAAACGGATAGTCTCAACCACTACCAGCTGAAGCTGGTAGGTTGTAATTACAGACTGGAAGTCTCTGACTACTCTAAAGAGATATTAGAAAGGTTATTTGACTGGAAAGAGTCCGTATGATTGTTGATGTAGGCATTAATGATGTCATCAGTAACATTGCCGCTCGTTGAACTAAAGAACCCTCGCCCCCAGAAGTGTCTTCCCCAATATTCTTTCTTGATATTAGGAAACTCCTGCTGAATCTTTCTTGACGATCGTCCCTTTGCTATTTTTACAAATTCACTGACCGATACGTGGGGAGGTATTTCTACAAAAATATGCACATGATCTGCTGACAACACGCCATTGCAAACCTTAACACCCAGTTCATCAGCAACCTGTGCGATCACCTCACGCACTCGTAATCTTAATTCACCACTTAGAACTCGTTTACGATACTTGGTGATCCATACTAAGTGATATCTATGGTAAAATACGGTGTGGCTGGTTTTGCTATAATCTGTCATATGATACCCGTCGCGTTTCTCAAGCGCTAGCGCTTGAAGACTAAGCTAGGGTATCATATTTACTCCTTTTTTTCAATACCTCGCCTCTTTTCCTTTACCAAGGACTGAAGTCTTTTTCGCCTGGAAGGCGAAGGTTTTAACCATAAAGGGGACTATAAACTACCCCATATACATCCCGCCATTTACGTGCAGCGTATGCCCCGTAATATAGCTTGCTTCGTCACTAGCTAAAAACGCAACCGCAGATGCAATGTCTTCGGGTTGACCCATTTTCGACATCGGGATTCCAGATAGAATGCGTTCTTTTTGTTGGTCATTCAATGCATCAGTCATTGCTGTTTGAATAAAACCAGGCGCCACAGCGTTTACGGTAACACTGCGACTTGCAACTTCTGCTGCCAATGATTTTGTTAAACCAATTAATCCTGCCTTAGATGCCACATAGTTTACTTGACCCGGATTTCCCATGGCTCCAACCACCGATGAAATATTCACAATGCGACCATAACGACGCTTCATCATTGCCTTTACTGCCGCACGACACAAACGAAAGGCAGAGCTTAAGTTTACAGACAGAACTTGTTCCCAGTCGTCGTCTTTCATACGCATCGCCAAACCATCTTTTGTAATACCTGCGTTATTCACCAAAATATCGATTTGTTCATGATCATGTTCAGCACGATCAAACAATGCATTCACTGAATCGGCATCGCTTAAATCACATGGCATTATTGCTGTTTGCCCTTGTGGCAGTTCTGCTTGTAACGCTTCTAACTTAGACAATGTCGTACCGCTCATCACGACGAATGCACCTTGATTGATTAAAAAATGACAAATCGCTTTTCCAATTCCGCCCGTTGCCCCAGTTACTAAGGCCTTTTTTCCATCTAATCTAAACATGATAATTTCCTTACTTAATTTAGGGTAATTTACAACAATCTGTAGAATTTATCTAGAGGTTAGCTAATTTGATAGAGGGGTAACTATCTTAAACGAGACACGTAATAAAGTCCCCGGTCTAGGAAATACCCTGTCAATACTGAGCTTACTATAACGTCGACACTTGCGTATTCTACGGCGATGGGATTGTGAGCTGAAGATAGATACCCAAACACATACTTCAATAAGAAAAACGATAATAAGAAAACCAAGGTTATATAAGACCCTGGCAACTTAACGCTGCTAATTTCTTTCAATATAATTCCTGAGTTCTTTGTCGTAACCCAGAAACCTAAACCTGTACCACCACATATACTAAAACCGCATAATGCTGCATAGTCTGACAAGAAGACGTTATATCTTAAGGCTATCAAAATTATGGGAATGATAAATAGCTTTGAAATAGACACTATCCGTTCTTTAATAGCTTGGATTCCAACATACACTATGTAAGCCAAAATCCCCCATACCCAAATGGGGGTTCCTGTGATGATAGCCATCATATTAACATTAACTCTCTATCACTGTTGTGATGGAGTATTTGGCTTACAAACAATATTAACTATTTTTATCTTTGGCTTTTTCTGATTTGAATTTATTGATATTTCAATTTGTTCAATCTCTTTTTTGTGTGATTTTTCTGAAACTATTATCAAATAGCATACTGGTTCAAAAGGGAACTTATGTAAGTGCGGAGACACATATTCATTAATTTGTCCGACTGCATCTTGTATTAACTTATCTAAAGACTTTTTTGATTTATCATATTTTTTCCATTCTGTAAGAACAAACGTTTTTTCTGCCAGCTCCCGAATGTTAGAATACTCTTCTCCAATCGCATCAATCAGAATTAAATCTGTCCTGGATTTTGATGCACAAGCCTTGAAACTCCAAATGCGATGCAATAAAAATTGAGCGGCACCAAATTTTTCATAATGATTCTCATTATGTCCCCAGTCCCAGTTCTTTCGATATTGTTCATCGCCTATAGTGATCATCAACTGAAGATGTGCCAACGAGTCATCTGTCTTTGTAATCACATATCTTGTATAATCAGCAAAATACTTATTAAATAAACTTTTCACTTTGCTCAAATGATTCGGCAATTTTGATATGAACATCTGGTCTGAGTGATTTAATTTAATAGCTTTTTCTATTTGATCACTATCGGAAATTAGTTTAATTATTTCCGTTGCATCACCTACAATTCTTTGATACCAGTCAATATCGTGTTGGTACGGTTGATAATGTGCTTTATCTGGAATAGCATTAATATATTTAATAAAATCATCAATATCTTTTTCTAAAGCTTTCCATCTTTCTTTTGCAACAGACATCAAAAAATCCCCTTCAGCATCGCCTCAATATCTGCAGGATTCTCCACTGATACAACTGCAGCGTCAGGAATGATGCGTTTTACCAAGCCTGCTAAGACTTTACCGCTACCGACTTCAATAAATTGAGTCACGCCACGAGCTGTTAACGACTGAATTGTTTCACGCCAGCGCACACGACCGACAACCTGTTGAACGAGCAATGCTTTTGCTTCGTCACCCGTACTGACAAGATCACAGGTTACATTTGCAATCAGCTTTCCATGCAACGTTGCTGGTGTCGCAATTGGCTCTAACGCTTGTTCCATTACAACTGCTGCGGGTGCCATTAACCCACAGTGAAATGGAGCACTCACTGGTAACGGTAATGCACGCCTGAAACCAAATTCAGACGCTTTTGCAATGGCTTGGTCGATGGTTGATTTGTGTCCACTGATTACAATCTGTTCAGCAGAGTTATCATTTGCAACTGAACACTTCGCATCACTGGATGAGACCAACTCACATAACGCTTCTGCTTGTTCAATGCCACCGGCGCCAATCAATGCTGCCATAGCCCCAATGCCCACGGGAACGGCCTGCTGCATTGCATCACCACGAATGCGTAATAAACGCGCAGTATCCGCTAGTGTAAATGTTTCAATCGCCGCATGGGCAGAATATTCACCCAACGAATGTCCCGCAAAATAAGCATCAGAGATATCTTTTGATGCATGTTTTTGAATCACTGAAAACACCGCCATACTCACTGCCATCAATGCTGGCTGGGTGTTACGGGTCAACGATAATTCCTCAACCGCACCATCAAACATCAGCGTGGATAGTTTTTGATTCAAGGCATCATCAACCGCGTCTATGACTTCACGGGATTCTGAAAATGCTTCATATACGGCTTTGCCCATTCCAATCGTTTGAGATCCCTGTCCAGGAAATAAAAATGCAATCATGATTATGCTCCTGTTAAAATCCGATCAAACAATTGCGATACCGTTGGAACAAATCCATTTGCATAAAATGGATCTGTCGCAAATCGATAAGCATTGTGTCCAGCGAACATCAAGTTATGTTCGATATCATTGTTATGCACCGCATCTTGCAATGTTTTTTGAATACAAAACGATCGTGGATCAGGACGACGTCCTGTTGTAAACGCAGGCTCTTCCTGTGTCCAATTTGAAAACTGACACGCACTTAAGCATCCCATGCAATCCGTTTGATCTTTTAATATTTGTCCTGATGATTCTGGTGTTACAAACACCATCGTCTCGTCCGGCGTTCTTAACCCTTCTGTGAATCCTTGATTCATCCATGCTGTAACATTTGCAACATCCGCTGGTTGAAAATATACCATACGTTGACGTGGGCCCATTGGAACGCCTGCCGAAAACACATCGTCACCAGCACTTCGATAAGCAACTTGACGATTGCTGCGGTCAATTAAATCTTGCAAGAAAACATTCCGCACTGCCGATGAATAAAACCCAGTCGGACTAAATTTATTTAAAAACACATCACCATCTTTTAACGTCAATAATTTCTGTTTCCAAGATGATGGTATTGGACTTTCTTGGGTCAATAGTGGACGCGTACCAAACTGAAACGCAACGGGACCAACTTCCGGATTATCAATCCAATCTGTCCACTCGCTCAGTTGCCACACGCCACCCGCCATCACGATGGGGATTAACGCCAAACCAAAACTGTTCATTAATTTACGCAACTCAACAACTCTCCCATAGGGATCTTGAGGTTGAAGAGGATCTTCACTGTTCGACAATCCATTATGCCCGCCCGCTTTCCAGGGGTCTTCATACACAACACCACCCAAAAAATCAGATAGCTTGCTGTAAGATCGTTTCCACAACGCATTAAACGCGCGCGCAGATGATACGATGGGGTAATAATGAACTTTATATTTCGTTGCAATTTCTGCTAATTTGTATGGCATCCCTGCACCACACGTGACTCCGTCAATTAAGCCTTTTGCTTTATCAAGAATCCCTTCTAAAATACGTTGAGCACCGCCCATTTCCCATAATACATTCATGTGAATACGGCCGTTGTCACCAGAAATATCTTTAGCAATTTTGGCTTGTTCAACACCACCCAAAATTCCAAATTCAATTAATTCTTCATGACGTTCTTGACGTGTTTTGCCTTTATAAATAATTTCAACTAGGTTACCTTCAGCATCATAAAAATCAGCATTCACACCAGAGAACGTACCAATGCCTCCAGCAGCAGCCCAGCTACCTGCGGTAACTCCATTGGTCACACCGATTCCTTTTCCACCTTCAATCAACGGAAAAACTTCTTTTGCTGACATGATCAACTTTTGAATAATGCTCATAAAAACTCCTATTACTGTAAATACTTTCACCGAAATGGAGCCCCGAAAGGCTCCTCTCCAGTGTTCACCCACTTATATTTAAGCAGGCATTGCATCCAATTGTGGAATATTCTTCATGGTCAATCTTAAACGACCCTTATCATCAATTTCCACTAACTTTGTACGAACCTTCATGCCTTCAGATAAATACTCTTTCACATCTTTAACGCGTTCATCTGAAATTTCGCTGATGTGTAAGAATCCATCTTTACCAAAGTCAAAGCGTACGAACGCTCCGAATTCTTTGATGCTAACAACTTCACCAATATACAACTGATTCACTTCAGGCATAAAGCTAATCGCCTTTACACGACGCAATGCTTCATCCGCCCCCACTGAATCTGTTGCAAAAATCTTAACCGTACCATCTTGTTCGATGTCAATCTTCGCACCTGTTGTTTCGCACAATTCGCGAATGTTTTTACCACCGGGTCCGATCAATTCACCGATTTTTTCTTTATCGATTTTCACTGAATACATGCGGGGTGCATTCACATTCACCTCACCACGAGAATCCGACAATACTTTGTTCATCTCGCCCAAAATATGCAAACGACCTTTACGAGCTTGCGTCAATGCCTTATCCATAATGGACGTTGTAATACCATTGATTTTGATATCCATTTGCAATGATGTAATACCGGCTTCAGTTCCTGCAACTTTGAAATCCATATCGCCCAGAAAATCTTCATCGCCCATAATGTCAGACAACACTACTGAATGTTTGTCGCCCGTAACCAACCCCATCGCAATACCTGCAACTGGCGCTTTTAAGGGAACGCCTGCATCCATCAATGATAATGACGCTGCACAAACAGTCGCCATTGATGATGAACCGTTACATTCTAAAATGTCGACAACTGTACGCAATGAATATGGAAATTTTTCACGATCAGGAAGCATTGGATGCAATGCACGCCATGCTAACTTTCCGTGACCAATTTCACGACGACCTGGTGATCCCGCGCGCCCAACTTCACCCACAGAAAATGGAGGGAAATTGTAATGCAACATAAACGGCTCTTTTTGTTCGCCCCTTAAACCATCAATCATTTGTTCATCCAACGATGTTCCCAATGTTGATACGCCCAGTGCCTGAGTTTCCCCACGAGTGAAAATCGCACTACCATGAACTTTTGGCAACACACCAACTTCAACTGTAATTGGGCGAACTTCATCAAATGCACGACCATCAATACGTTCTTCATCAATTAATACTTTTGAACGCACAACATCGTATTCAACTGCTTTAAACGCATGACCCAAAGTAACCTTATCAAAAGCTGGGTCGCTATCAGGATTCAATGCAATCATCGCATTTTCTTTTAATGCATCAACAATTGCATACCGATCTTGTTTCATTTTAATTGAATATGCAGCTTTCAAATCCTTTGTGAATTTTTCCGCAATCGCTTTTTTCATGGCTAAGTATGATTCGGACAATACGGGTTTAGCCCACGCTTCTTTGCCCGCTTCTTTCGCCAAGTCTTGAATCATCTTAATCACGGGTTGGAAAGACTCATGTGCAAATTCCAACGCCTTTAACATCTTTTCTTCAGATAATTCATTTGCTTCAGATTCAACCATCAATACACCTTCATGCGTACCTGCAACGATTAAATCTAAATCAGATTCTGCAATTTCTGCAAAGGTTGGGTTAATGATTAATTTGTCGTCAATTAATCCAACGCGCACCGCACCAACTGCATGTTCAAATGGAATTCCAGAAATTGCTAATGCAGCAGACGCACCAACAATAGCAAGAATATCTGAATCGTTTTCGCCATCAAAACTTAATACCGTACACATAACTTGTGTTTCGTTATAAAACCCTTCTGGAAATAATGGACGAATCGGACGATCAATCAAGCGTGACGTTAACGTCTCTTTATCGCTTGGACGTCCTTCGCGCTTTAAATACCCACCAGGCACCCGACCCGCTGCATAAAACTTTTCTTGGTAATTCACCGTCAATGGAAAGAAATCCACATCTTTCTTTGGCGTCTTTGAGGCAACAACAGTACACAATACCATCGTTTCGCCGTAACTTACCAAAACAGCGCCCGTCGCTTGACGAGCCAATCTCCCTGTTTCGATCGACAGCGTTCGACCGCCCCATTTTATTTCTTTTTTCACAACATTCAGCATTTAACTTCTCTTTCTATAAGTAAAAAGTGGCAATCAATAACTTTGACTGCCACTCAAATTTTTAATCATCAGCTTTAAAAAAATTAGCGACGAAGCCCTAATTTTTGAATTAATTCAAGATAACGTTGGTGGCTTTTGCCTTTAACATACGTTAACAATCTGCGGCGGCGACCCACCAAAATTAACAACCCACGACGAGAGTGAAAATCCTTGCGGTGTTCGCTCATGTGGTCTGTTAAGTTGCGGATACGTTCCGTCAACACAGCAACTTGTACCTCAGGTGACCCAGTGTCCCCAGCAACAGTTGCGTAACTTGTAATAACTTCTTGCTTGCGTTCAGCAGTAATCGACATCGTCAAACTCCATTTATAAATACATTTTTCGGATAAAATACCAGGTCTTTAACAAACCCAGTCGCAATAATGTCAGTTTTATCAACAGCAAACACCATGTCCTGATCCTGCAAACTCGTAGGGATGCTTTGACCTCTGGATATATGTGTAATTGCTGATTCCGTACAGGAAACCGCCGGGATGTCGTCCAGAACGGTCCTAATGGGGATAATAGCAGACACTATTTTCGTTGCCAGATTATGGTCCATTTTAAAATCTTTTTCAAGCAAAATCGCCTCACCTACTAAAAACGTTCCAACTTGATCTCGCCTTAAATATGTAACATGTCCCACTGTCCCCAACGTGACAGCCAAATCTCTAGCCAATGCCCTTACATACGTTCCCTTACTGCACATCACTTGAAATGTTGTCTCATGTTGATGATGTTCTACAACCTTCAATTCAAAGATTTCAATCTGCCTGGATTCCAGTTCGACATCCTCACCTTTTCGCGCTCGATCAGATGCTCGTTTCCCATCAATTTTCAACGCCGAAAAAATAGGAGGCATTTGTTGAATTACACCTACGAATTTTTGCAGAGCACTTAAGATAGATTCAATGGCAGGAATCACATCACTGGTCGCAATAACTTCACCATCGCGATCATCAGTATCCGTCTGAACACCCCACAAAACTGTGAAGGTATACGTCTTGTGCGCATCCATGATCATGGGGATTGTCTTTGTTGCATACCCAATCGCCACGGGCAGCACCCCACACGCAAACTTGTCCAACGTCCCCGCATGCCCAATTTTTGTTTTCCGCGGAAATGCCCGTTTCAAACGATTCAGAACATGCGCCGATGTCACACCTTCCGGCTTATTAATATTCAACCATCCGTTGATCATTTTAAGTTCCAAAATTTTCAGAACTATAACACAAAAACTCCCGTTTCCGGGGATTTTCTTAGTCTAGAATCTTGTGGTATTAAATTACCATTGACTTCCAAAACCAACGCTAGCATACACATCCAACACAGAGCCCTCAATTTTTTCTTGGACAGCAGGAGGATAATTGTTGAACTCAGGAAGCCATTGTATTTCGTTTGTTGTTATTTTTCCACTGTAGTAATCTACTCGAAGTTGTACTCTAAAAAAGTTTTTAGATGGTGTAAAATATTCATATGAAAACGATCCGCCAACACCACAAAGAGGATCAAACTCCTTACTAACAGTAGTTTTATTCCATAAAATGTTTAAATCCATAAATAAAATCGAAGTCCACCCATAATGAACACCCAAAGCAAAATGATGCATATCATTTAACATATACCCTAAACGTACCGCCGGAGAAATTACTGTTGCTTCAAGCCCCAATGTAATATCATTAGCAAACCGATGTGAATACCCCCAATTATACTGCATGCTTGGCAACCATCCTAAGAGGAGATTATCAGCTGTATCTTTAGGGGTCATCTTACCATCTGCACCAATCTTATGCCATTTGAAGCCTTCACCAAGAATCAACTTTCCACCACCAACTTGACCCATTACATAAAAGCCTTCACCTGTTGGTGTAGATTCAGCTTTAACCCCCGTTAAAGATACTGCTACCAATGCTGCTGCTAATAAATTTTTCTTCATTACTTTATAATCCTATGTTTTAACTTCGCCAATATAAGTGATTGTTAAATGATTTGACAAGAGTTTTTTGATTTTATCGACCACAAAAAAAGCCCCGTTTCCGGGGCTTTTTTACGAAGAATCTAATTAAGAAATTAGAATTGGTATCCAGCTGTGAAACCAACTGTTGTAGCTGAAGTTCCTTTTGCAGTTTTTGCCGCGCCTTCACCAGTTTCTGTATTGAAAGCCTTTACAAATTGACCATATGCGCCAACGAAGAAGCTTTCAGATACTTTGAAATCAGCTCCAATGCGAGCTGACCCAGTCATGTTTCCTTCAGGAAGATCACCAGTCACACCAGTTTTGCTTACTTCTTTGCTATAACCAAAACCACCAGCGATGTATGGCAAAATAGATTTTCCAGCAAAACCAACGCGAGCTTGTAAATTTGGAGCCCAAGTTACTGTAGTTGTAGAAGCCGTAGCACCTTCAGCACCAGAAGTTTTGTAATCAATTCCAAAGTTACCAACTTGAGCATCAACGCCTAAGTATACTACATTTGCAACAGTCACACCCCAACCAGCAGCGATTTCAAGAGCCGTACCGATTTTGTACTCATCGCCAGCAACAGCTTTGTCGTTTACTTTGCTTGTAACGCCAGCTCCGTTAGCAGCTAAACCACCACGAGCGTAAAAACCACCCCAGTTAGCTTCAGTTGCAGAAATTGATACAGCTGCTAATGCAGTTGCTAATAAAATTTTCTTCATAATTTTGTAATCCTTTAAGTTTTCTAACCCGTCCTATATACTGGACTTTCTACGCTTTCAGCAAATATTTTTTATATTTGCTTTACAGTTTGATTATTCCAGTTGCATCTTTGCAACACTCTACCGATCAAATCTTAATATACTGTTAATTTTCAGAACTATTTTTGTTCAGCAACGCCTCGATCTTTGATCCATATGAAAATGATGTGTCTTCTTGGAATTTGAATTGGGGTACATATTTAAATGTAATTTTTGGCGCAATCGCATGACGAATGTGAGAACCCAGTTCATTCAAAGATGCAATGATATCTTTTACTTTATCAGCTTCATGAACGCCCAATGGCA
Proteins encoded:
- the truB gene encoding tRNA pseudouridine(55) synthase TruB, which encodes MINGWLNINKPEGVTSAHVLNRLKRAFPRKTKIGHAGTLDKFACGVLPVAIGYATKTIPMIMDAHKTYTFTVLWGVQTDTDDRDGEVIATSDVIPAIESILSALQKFVGVIQQMPPIFSALKIDGKRASDRARKGEDVELESRQIEIFELKVVEHHQHETTFQVMCSKGTYVRALARDLAVTLGTVGHVTYLRRDQVGTFLVGEAILLEKDFKMDHNLATKIVSAIIPIRTVLDDIPAVSCTESAITHISRGQSIPTSLQDQDMVFAVDKTDIIATGFVKDLVFYPKNVFINGV